A single window of Bordetella genomosp. 11 DNA harbors:
- a CDS encoding amino acid ABC transporter substrate-binding protein, translated as MKRIFSVLLAGLLSAAGVTLAHAQDDLARIKSAGVIKIGTEGTYAPFSYHDASGLTGFDVEIGRAIAQRLGVKADFVEGKWDGLIAGLDVKRYDAVINQVGITDARKQKYDFSDPYIASQAVLIVRDNNTAIKSFDDLKGKRSANTLTSNFGKLAQKYGAEVVPVQGFNESIELLLSGRVDATINDNLSFLDFKKHRPDAKVKIVASDKSAEFSESGVLLRKGNPDLVAAVNKALADIKADGTYKKISIKYFGTDLSAK; from the coding sequence ATGAAGCGAATTTTTTCCGTCCTGCTCGCCGGCCTGCTCAGTGCTGCCGGGGTGACGCTCGCCCATGCCCAGGATGACCTGGCACGAATCAAATCGGCCGGCGTCATCAAAATCGGTACCGAAGGCACTTACGCCCCTTTCAGCTATCACGACGCCTCGGGCCTGACCGGCTTCGATGTGGAGATCGGACGCGCCATCGCCCAGCGCCTGGGCGTGAAGGCGGACTTCGTCGAAGGCAAGTGGGACGGCCTGATCGCGGGCCTGGACGTCAAGCGCTATGACGCGGTCATCAACCAGGTCGGCATCACCGACGCGCGCAAGCAGAAGTACGACTTCTCCGACCCGTACATCGCGTCGCAAGCGGTGCTGATCGTGCGCGACAACAACACCGCGATCAAGTCCTTCGACGACCTGAAGGGCAAGCGGTCGGCCAATACGCTGACCAGCAACTTCGGCAAGCTGGCCCAGAAGTACGGCGCCGAGGTGGTCCCCGTACAGGGCTTCAACGAATCCATCGAACTGCTGCTGTCGGGCCGGGTGGACGCCACCATCAACGACAACCTGTCCTTCCTCGACTTCAAGAAGCACCGGCCCGATGCCAAGGTGAAAATCGTCGCCAGCGACAAATCGGCGGAATTCAGCGAATCCGGCGTGCTGCTGCGCAAGGGCAATCCCGACCTGGTCGCCGCCGTCAACAAGGCGCTGGCCGACATCAAGGCGGACGGCACCTACAAGAAGATATCCATCAAATACTTCGGCACGGACCTCTCGGCAAAGTAA
- a CDS encoding glutathione S-transferase family protein, whose product MIRFYFHPTPNPAKVALMLEETGLRYEVVPVDTAKGQQHDAAFRAINPNGKVPAIVDPDGPAGKPATVFDSSAILLYLAEKTGMLLGQPQDRADMLSWLFFIGTGLGPFSGQAVHFQHAAPAGLDYAVNRYRREAERHYRVLDDRLAGRDFIVGGEYTIVDISAWGWVDRASRVLKGAQEPLAAYPNIARWFQAIDARPAVARARKVGAEVPFKMERDEEAQRALFPSNYPAQA is encoded by the coding sequence ATGATCCGCTTCTATTTCCATCCCACGCCCAACCCGGCCAAGGTTGCCCTTATGCTCGAAGAAACCGGGCTGCGCTATGAGGTCGTCCCGGTCGATACGGCCAAAGGGCAGCAGCACGATGCGGCATTCCGCGCCATCAACCCGAACGGCAAGGTCCCGGCGATCGTCGACCCGGACGGACCGGCAGGCAAGCCGGCGACGGTATTCGATTCGAGCGCGATCCTGCTGTATCTCGCGGAAAAGACGGGAATGCTGCTCGGACAGCCCCAGGACCGGGCCGACATGCTGTCCTGGCTGTTCTTCATCGGCACAGGACTGGGGCCGTTTTCCGGGCAGGCCGTGCATTTCCAGCATGCCGCGCCCGCCGGCCTGGACTACGCGGTCAACCGCTACCGGCGCGAAGCCGAGCGGCACTATCGCGTGCTGGACGACAGGCTGGCGGGCAGGGACTTCATCGTCGGCGGCGAATACACGATCGTCGATATCTCTGCCTGGGGGTGGGTGGATCGCGCCTCTCGCGTGCTCAAGGGCGCGCAGGAGCCGCTGGCGGCCTATCCCAATATCGCGCGCTGGTTCCAGGCCATCGATGCGCGGCCCGCGGTGGCGCGGGCGCGCAAGGTGGGGGCCGAAGTGCCCTTCAAGATGGAGCGGGATGAAGAAGCCCAGCGCGCGCTGTTTCCCTCCAACTATCCCGCGCAGGCCTGA
- a CDS encoding tripartite tricarboxylate transporter substrate binding protein — MNTRIAALLRAALCMVFLACGAAAQAAGYPDQPIHVIVPFPPGAGVDIVTRLVAARLSTSLGQQLIVENRSGAGGNVGAATVARAAPDGYTLLAAPSSIAVSQSLYTNLPFRVEKDFRAIGMMASVPFLLVVNTKVPVTTVAQLTALAKSKPNSLTFASTGNGSSPHLTAEMYAHEAGVELRHVPYRGTAPAMTDLMSGEVDMMFANALSVLPQVKTGRLRALAITSARPDPDLPGVPTMQAAGVAGFDTGTWFSLLAPAGTPDDVVVKLNGALNAVLASPEVRQALRQQGAAVQSGTPAQADAFIHAETGKFAKIIQAANIHID; from the coding sequence ATGAATACCCGTATCGCCGCCCTGTTGCGCGCGGCATTGTGCATGGTCTTCCTGGCCTGCGGTGCCGCCGCGCAGGCCGCCGGCTATCCCGATCAGCCCATACACGTCATCGTGCCTTTCCCGCCCGGCGCCGGCGTGGATATCGTCACCCGGCTGGTCGCCGCCAGGCTCTCCACGTCCCTGGGACAGCAGCTGATCGTCGAAAACCGCTCCGGCGCGGGCGGCAACGTGGGGGCGGCCACGGTGGCGCGCGCCGCGCCGGACGGCTACACCCTGCTGGCCGCGCCATCGTCCATCGCCGTCAGCCAGTCGCTGTACACCAATCTGCCTTTCCGGGTGGAGAAGGATTTCCGCGCGATCGGGATGATGGCGTCCGTGCCCTTCCTGCTGGTCGTCAATACCAAGGTGCCCGTCACCACCGTGGCCCAGCTGACCGCGCTGGCCAAGAGCAAGCCCAACAGCCTGACCTTTGCATCCACGGGCAACGGCAGCTCGCCGCACCTGACCGCCGAGATGTATGCGCACGAAGCCGGGGTCGAGCTGCGTCACGTGCCTTACCGCGGCACCGCGCCGGCGATGACCGACCTGATGTCGGGCGAGGTGGACATGATGTTCGCCAATGCCCTCTCGGTGCTGCCGCAGGTCAAGACCGGCCGCCTGCGCGCGCTGGCGATCACCAGCGCGCGGCCCGACCCCGATCTGCCCGGCGTGCCGACGATGCAGGCGGCCGGCGTCGCGGGATTCGATACCGGGACGTGGTTCTCGCTGCTGGCGCCTGCCGGTACGCCCGACGACGTGGTCGTCAAGCTGAACGGCGCGCTTAACGCGGTGCTGGCATCGCCGGAGGTACGGCAGGCGCTGCGCCAGCAGGGGGCCGCCGTGCAGTCCGGCACGCCGGCGCAGGCGGATGCTTTCATTCACGCCGAGACCGGCAAGTTCGCCAAAATCATCCAGGCGGCGAACATCCACATCGATTGA
- a CDS encoding MmgE/PrpD family protein, with the protein MTTSPLSPSQQEVTRILARYLAASRYEDLPAEVVHEASRGLLNWYGCALGAARHATVQAALDAYRPFFGAPQAQVVGRPDRADILHAALLNGISSHVLDFDDTHYRAVHPSAPVLPAVLALCEWRKFSGRDLVHAYALGVEAEIRIGLSVFPEHYDRGWHITGTAGVFGAAAAAGKLLDLDEERMAWALGIAATQSAGLREMFGSMCKSLHPGKAAQNGLGAALLARQGYTSSTRALEARRGFGHVMSDRFDPDVITGNLGGQYELMRNMYKPFACGLVQHAVIDACLQLRKEYALQPSQIEAVHATVGPLVLELTAKTEPATGLEGKFSVYHALAAALVYGAAGEAQFSTQSVLDPRVIALRKRVTTTLDPHMRKLEGRVRIVLKDGRELDRHVPEALGTLARPMTDADLEDKFHGLAAEVMQREQAQRLADACWQVAGLADAGELARLGATA; encoded by the coding sequence ATGACCACTTCTCCGCTTTCTCCCAGCCAACAGGAAGTCACGCGCATCCTCGCCCGCTATCTGGCTGCCTCGCGCTACGAGGACCTGCCCGCCGAGGTGGTGCACGAGGCCTCGCGTGGCCTGCTCAACTGGTACGGCTGCGCGCTGGGCGCGGCGCGTCACGCCACCGTGCAGGCAGCGCTGGACGCGTATCGCCCGTTTTTCGGCGCGCCCCAGGCGCAGGTCGTGGGCCGGCCGGACCGCGCCGATATCCTGCATGCGGCGCTGCTGAACGGCATCAGCTCGCATGTGCTGGACTTCGACGATACGCACTATCGCGCGGTGCATCCCAGCGCGCCGGTGCTGCCGGCCGTGCTGGCGCTGTGCGAATGGCGAAAGTTCAGCGGCCGCGACCTGGTGCATGCCTATGCGCTGGGCGTGGAGGCGGAAATCCGCATCGGCCTGTCGGTGTTTCCTGAACACTACGACCGCGGCTGGCATATCACCGGCACGGCGGGCGTGTTCGGTGCGGCGGCGGCGGCAGGCAAGCTGCTGGATCTGGACGAGGAGCGCATGGCATGGGCGCTGGGCATTGCCGCCACGCAATCCGCCGGCCTGCGCGAGATGTTCGGCAGCATGTGCAAAAGCCTGCATCCGGGCAAGGCGGCGCAGAACGGACTGGGCGCGGCGCTGCTGGCCCGCCAGGGCTATACCAGCTCGACGCGCGCGCTGGAGGCCAGGCGCGGTTTCGGCCATGTCATGTCCGACCGCTTCGACCCCGACGTCATCACCGGCAACCTGGGCGGGCAGTACGAGTTGATGCGCAATATGTACAAGCCGTTCGCCTGCGGCCTGGTCCAGCATGCGGTCATCGATGCCTGCCTGCAACTGCGCAAGGAATATGCGCTGCAGCCGTCGCAGATCGAAGCCGTGCATGCCACCGTGGGGCCCCTGGTACTGGAGCTGACCGCCAAGACCGAGCCGGCCACCGGGCTGGAAGGCAAGTTCAGCGTGTACCACGCCCTGGCGGCAGCGCTGGTGTACGGCGCCGCCGGCGAAGCGCAGTTCAGTACGCAATCCGTGCTGGATCCGCGGGTAATCGCTTTGCGCAAGCGGGTGACGACGACGCTGGATCCCCATATGCGCAAGCTGGAAGGCCGCGTGCGCATCGTGCTGAAGGACGGGCGCGAGCTGGACCGGCACGTGCCCGAAGCGCTGGGCACGCTGGCGCGGCCCATGACCGACGCCGATCTCGAGGACAAGTTCCACGGCCTGGCCGCGGAGGTGATGCAACGCGAACAGGCGCAACGCCTGGCGGATGCGTGCTGGCAAGTGGCCGGGCTGGCCGATGCCGGCGAGCTCGCGCGCCTGGGCGCGACTGCCTGA
- a CDS encoding amino acid ABC transporter ATP-binding protein, producing MIRLSHIHKHLGRLHVLKDVGIEVPEGSVTALIGPSGSGKSTLLRCVNLLEVPESGELELGDAHIAFRPGVRTPFDAIQKVRRQTGMVFQNFQLFPHRNVLENVMEGLVTVQGWPRERAAARALELLEKVGMRDKADAWPATLSGGQQQRVAIARALAPSPRVLLCDEPTSALDPGLAKEVVDVLRRLAAEGMTMLMATHDLRLAASIAQQVVFLENGVVVEAASAESVFTRAADPRTRQFVATLTEGLPQAWTARP from the coding sequence GTGATCCGCCTGTCGCATATCCACAAGCACCTGGGCCGCCTGCACGTCCTGAAGGACGTCGGCATCGAAGTGCCGGAAGGCAGTGTCACGGCATTGATCGGGCCTTCGGGCAGCGGCAAGAGCACGCTGCTGCGCTGCGTGAACCTGCTGGAAGTCCCCGAATCGGGGGAACTGGAACTGGGCGACGCCCATATTGCTTTCCGGCCCGGCGTGCGCACGCCCTTCGATGCGATACAGAAGGTGCGGCGGCAAACCGGCATGGTGTTCCAGAACTTCCAGCTGTTCCCGCATCGCAATGTGCTGGAAAACGTCATGGAAGGCCTGGTCACCGTTCAAGGCTGGCCGCGCGAACGCGCGGCCGCGCGCGCGCTCGAACTGCTGGAAAAAGTGGGGATGCGGGACAAGGCCGATGCCTGGCCCGCTACCCTGTCCGGCGGCCAGCAACAGCGCGTCGCCATCGCCCGCGCCCTGGCGCCGTCGCCACGGGTGTTGCTGTGCGACGAGCCCACATCCGCCCTGGACCCCGGCCTGGCCAAGGAAGTGGTGGACGTGCTGCGCCGCCTGGCGGCCGAAGGCATGACCATGCTGATGGCCACGCACGACCTGCGCCTGGCCGCCAGCATCGCCCAGCAGGTCGTTTTCCTGGAGAACGGCGTCGTGGTCGAAGCCGCCTCCGCCGAAAGCGTATTCACCCGGGCGGCGGACCCGCGCACCCGCCAGTTCGTCGCGACGCTGACCGAGGGCCTGCCGCAAGCCTGGACGGCCCGGCCGTAA
- a CDS encoding ABC transporter permease subunit (The N-terminal region of this protein, as described by TIGR01726, is a three transmembrane segment that identifies a subfamily of ABC transporter permease subunits, which specificities that include histidine, arginine, glutamine, glutamate, L-cystine (sic), the opines (in Agrobacterium) octopine and nopaline, etc.) yields MPAWLQLMADSFWPLLKAGLEFTVPLTLISFFAGLLLAFAVALVRLFGPAPAVAVVRFYVWLIRGTPLLVQLFVIFYGLPSVGIVLDPLPAALIGFTLNVGAYNSEVIRAVIESIPKGQWEAAYSLSMTRWQAIRRTILPQAARVSVPPLSNSFIALVKDTSLAAVLTVPEIFQAAQRIAAVTYEPLILYTEAALIYLVFSTVLSSAQARLEKRFGRHAVFAETSQ; encoded by the coding sequence GTGCCGGCCTGGCTGCAGTTGATGGCGGATTCGTTCTGGCCCTTGCTCAAGGCAGGGCTGGAATTCACGGTCCCATTGACCCTGATTTCGTTTTTCGCGGGGCTGCTGCTGGCCTTCGCGGTGGCGCTGGTGCGCCTGTTCGGTCCGGCACCCGCCGTGGCGGTGGTGCGCTTCTATGTCTGGCTGATCCGCGGCACGCCGCTGCTGGTCCAGCTGTTCGTCATTTTCTATGGACTGCCCAGCGTCGGCATCGTGCTGGACCCGCTGCCCGCCGCGCTGATCGGCTTCACGCTGAACGTGGGCGCCTATAACTCCGAGGTCATCCGCGCGGTGATCGAGTCCATACCCAAGGGGCAGTGGGAAGCCGCCTATTCGCTCAGCATGACGCGCTGGCAGGCGATCCGGCGGACCATCCTGCCGCAGGCCGCGCGTGTCTCCGTGCCGCCCTTGTCCAACTCGTTCATCGCGCTGGTCAAGGACACCTCGCTGGCTGCCGTGCTGACCGTGCCGGAGATCTTCCAGGCCGCGCAGCGCATCGCCGCGGTCACATACGAGCCGCTGATTCTCTATACCGAAGCCGCGCTGATCTACCTGGTTTTCAGCACCGTGCTGTCGTCCGCCCAGGCGCGCCTGGAAAAGCGTTTCGGCCGGCACGCGGTCTTCGCGGAGACATCGCAGTGA
- a CDS encoding YceI family protein: MRFLTSSLAAIAAVLLPVATLAEPVTYQLDPDHTYPSFEADHFGGASIWRGKFDKTAGTVVLDAKAGTGTVEVTIDMASINTGNAKLDEHLRAEDFFDVARFPTATYKGNRVRFEAGKPVEVDGIFTLHGVSRPLTLKLLSFKCYQNPILKKEVCGTEATAAFDRSDYGVSSGKDYGFFMKTTLHIQAEGIRQ, encoded by the coding sequence ATGCGCTTCCTGACTTCGTCACTGGCGGCGATCGCCGCCGTCCTGCTGCCGGTCGCCACTTTGGCCGAACCGGTGACCTACCAACTGGACCCGGATCATACGTATCCCAGCTTCGAGGCGGATCATTTCGGCGGCGCATCCATCTGGCGCGGCAAGTTCGATAAGACCGCCGGCACCGTGGTGCTGGATGCGAAGGCGGGGACCGGCACGGTGGAGGTGACCATCGACATGGCTTCCATCAACACCGGCAACGCCAAACTGGACGAACATCTGCGCGCGGAAGATTTCTTCGATGTCGCGCGCTTTCCCACCGCCACCTACAAAGGAAATCGCGTTCGCTTCGAGGCAGGCAAGCCGGTGGAAGTGGACGGGATCTTCACCCTGCATGGCGTGTCGCGGCCGCTCACGTTGAAATTGCTCTCGTTCAAGTGCTACCAGAACCCCATCCTGAAGAAGGAAGTGTGCGGGACGGAGGCGACGGCGGCGTTCGACCGTAGCGACTACGGCGTGTCGTCCGGCAAGGACTATGGCTTCTTCATGAAAACGACCTTGCATATCCAGGCCGAAGGCATCCGCCAATAG
- a CDS encoding UxaA family hydrolase, whose amino-acid sequence MDALSPIILLHERDDVAIARRALSAGTELPQAGGVTVRADVPPAHKVALRAVRAGDPVHRYGQIIGFATRDIAPGDHVHTHNVSIGEFERDYAFGEDVRPVAPADAPLTFQGIRRADGRVATRNYIGVISTVNCSATVSKRVAQHFAAPGRLDAYPNVDGVVPLTHSFGCCIDHNGEGIQQLRRTIGGFAKHANFAGVLVIGLGCEANQMGAMFMTGGIEPGPMMVPLVMQELGGTQKTVDAAIAAIEGMLPAANAVRREPLPLSHLVVALQCGGSDGYSGITANPALGAAVDLLVRHGGTAILSETPEIYGAEHLLTRRAISPEVGEKIVERIHWWESYAEREKGSIDNNPTPGNKAGGLTTILEKSLGAVAKSGSTPLMGVYRYAEPVDTHGLVFMDAPGYDPMGATGQIASGANLVVFTTGRGSCFGAKPAPSIKVATNTQMYRRMIDDMDINCGDIMEGETTVARKGEEILRAIVDVASGTRSKSEALGVGDEEFVPWMIGAQM is encoded by the coding sequence TTGGATGCCCTGTCCCCCATCATTCTGCTGCATGAGCGCGACGACGTCGCGATCGCCCGCCGCGCCCTTTCGGCCGGCACCGAGCTGCCGCAGGCCGGCGGCGTGACGGTGCGCGCCGATGTGCCCCCCGCGCACAAGGTGGCGCTGCGGGCGGTGCGCGCCGGCGATCCGGTACACCGCTATGGGCAGATCATCGGCTTCGCGACGCGCGATATCGCGCCAGGCGACCACGTCCATACGCACAATGTCTCCATCGGCGAATTCGAGCGCGACTATGCCTTCGGCGAGGACGTCAGGCCCGTCGCCCCGGCCGACGCGCCGCTGACGTTCCAGGGCATACGCCGGGCCGATGGCCGCGTGGCCACCCGCAACTATATCGGCGTCATCAGTACCGTGAACTGCTCGGCGACCGTCAGCAAGCGCGTCGCGCAGCACTTCGCCGCGCCGGGCAGGCTGGATGCGTACCCGAACGTCGATGGCGTGGTGCCGCTGACGCACAGCTTCGGCTGTTGCATCGACCACAACGGCGAAGGCATACAGCAGCTGCGGCGCACCATCGGCGGTTTTGCCAAGCATGCCAATTTCGCCGGCGTGCTGGTGATCGGACTGGGCTGCGAGGCGAACCAGATGGGCGCCATGTTCATGACCGGCGGCATCGAGCCGGGCCCGATGATGGTCCCGCTGGTCATGCAGGAACTGGGCGGCACGCAGAAGACCGTGGACGCCGCCATCGCCGCCATCGAGGGCATGCTGCCCGCCGCCAACGCCGTCCGGCGCGAACCCTTGCCGCTGTCGCACCTGGTGGTGGCCTTGCAGTGCGGCGGCTCGGACGGCTATTCGGGCATCACCGCCAATCCCGCGCTGGGCGCCGCCGTGGATTTGCTGGTCCGGCATGGCGGCACGGCGATTCTTTCCGAGACACCGGAGATCTACGGCGCCGAACACCTGTTGACCCGCCGGGCGATTTCACCGGAGGTAGGGGAAAAGATCGTCGAGCGTATCCACTGGTGGGAGTCGTATGCCGAACGCGAGAAAGGCAGCATCGACAACAATCCGACCCCCGGCAACAAGGCGGGCGGCCTGACCACCATCCTGGAGAAGTCGCTGGGCGCGGTTGCCAAGAGCGGTTCGACCCCGCTGATGGGCGTATACCGCTATGCGGAACCCGTCGATACGCACGGATTGGTGTTCATGGACGCGCCCGGCTACGACCCCATGGGCGCGACCGGCCAGATCGCCAGCGGCGCGAACCTGGTGGTATTCACCACCGGCAGGGGATCCTGCTTCGGCGCCAAGCCGGCCCCGTCCATCAAGGTGGCGACCAACACCCAGATGTACCGCCGCATGATCGACGATATGGACATCAATTGCGGCGACATCATGGAAGGGGAGACCACCGTCGCGCGCAAGGGCGAGGAAATCCTCCGCGCCATCGTCGATGTGGCGTCGGGCACCCGCAGCAAAAGCGAGGCGCTGGGCGTGGGCGACGAGGAGTTCGTGCCGTGGATGATAGGCGCCCAGATGTGA
- a CDS encoding multidrug effflux MFS transporter has protein sequence MTPRLRISPHSFAFILFCGVLTAFASLSIDVGLPAFGAVARDLNTDAARVAMSLSIFFVGFAAAPLVYGPLSDRLGRRPLLLFGLALYALGAAGCTLSGSISTFLGWRLVQGAGAGAAGVLAISLVRDHFEGTRVRELLSHIAIIRVIAPMVAPSVGAVLLNIGNWRWIYAMMTIAGFAMLAVVWLSLEESAPRLRHPKAQRPPAAPVAGAYLALLRKPAALGYMMICALKFGSHFAYVTGASLVLMEALGVSPQVFGLLFAMTAAGIMLASFLSGRLAGHVAGDRLIRIGLSVALCSALIMLAMTLAHVITPWNLMPFFIVNTFCYGLITPSTQQGALQPLREIAGAASAMMNALMMGIGAFASAMVSRFFPSLGVVAVTGSMAVFCALSLMVFLAMRRWGATSLQH, from the coding sequence ATGACTCCGCGACTGCGCATTTCTCCCCATTCCTTTGCCTTCATCCTGTTCTGCGGCGTGCTGACGGCCTTCGCGTCGCTGTCCATCGACGTGGGGCTGCCCGCCTTCGGCGCGGTGGCCCGCGACCTGAACACGGACGCCGCCCGGGTCGCGATGAGCCTGAGCATTTTTTTCGTGGGTTTCGCCGCCGCGCCGCTGGTGTATGGGCCGCTCTCCGACCGGCTGGGCCGGCGTCCCCTGCTGCTGTTCGGCCTGGCGCTGTACGCGCTGGGTGCCGCCGGTTGCACCCTGTCCGGCTCGATCTCCACCTTCCTGGGGTGGCGGCTGGTGCAAGGCGCCGGGGCCGGCGCGGCGGGCGTCCTGGCGATCAGCCTGGTGCGCGACCACTTCGAGGGCACGCGGGTGCGCGAACTTCTCTCGCACATCGCCATCATCCGGGTCATCGCCCCCATGGTCGCGCCCTCGGTGGGCGCGGTGCTGCTGAATATCGGCAACTGGCGCTGGATCTACGCCATGATGACGATCGCCGGGTTTGCCATGCTGGCGGTGGTCTGGCTAAGCCTGGAAGAATCCGCCCCGCGCCTGCGCCATCCCAAGGCGCAGCGGCCGCCCGCCGCGCCTGTGGCCGGCGCCTATCTGGCGCTGCTGCGCAAGCCCGCGGCCCTGGGCTATATGATGATCTGCGCGCTGAAGTTCGGCAGCCATTTCGCCTATGTGACCGGCGCGTCCCTGGTACTGATGGAAGCGCTGGGCGTATCCCCGCAGGTATTCGGTCTGTTGTTCGCCATGACGGCCGCCGGCATCATGCTGGCCTCTTTCCTGAGCGGCCGCCTGGCGGGGCACGTCGCGGGCGACCGTCTTATCCGGATCGGGCTGTCGGTGGCCCTGTGTTCGGCGCTGATCATGCTCGCGATGACGCTGGCGCATGTGATCACGCCATGGAACCTGATGCCGTTCTTCATCGTGAATACCTTCTGCTATGGCCTGATCACGCCCAGCACGCAGCAAGGCGCGTTGCAGCCGCTGCGCGAAATCGCGGGCGCCGCGTCGGCCATGATGAACGCCCTCATGATGGGGATCGGTGCCTTCGCCAGCGCCATGGTCAGCCGCTTTTTCCCCAGCCTCGGGGTCGTGGCGGTGACCGGCAGCATGGCCGTCTTCTGCGCCTTGTCCCTGATGGTTTTCCTGGCGATGCGGCGCTGGGGCGCTACCTCGCTGCAACACTGA
- a CDS encoding LysR family transcriptional regulator, with protein sequence MRIKLRQVEGFLAAADSLSFSRAAERIGMTQPAFSQLIRDLETALDVKLFDRSTRRVRITDIGMQLREQMRRGLLEIDNACNNARAITRLKQGQLSLAVLPSLALGLVNQALARFHGSYPEVRLRLREARTPHIADLLLNYEVDLAVCSRLDAHESLVMEHLFDDELVAVLPRGHALSRRRGLQWRELADESLIGLQAQADLIRGGFAHNGIDKQAEHEVLNTVTALSMARAGFGVTIVPEIALPELNLRGLVHRPLRGPRPTREICLCRHVDHALSPAAQRFRQMLRDTAWHEVPPRDS encoded by the coding sequence ATGCGTATCAAGCTGCGGCAGGTGGAAGGATTCCTGGCGGCGGCCGATTCACTGTCGTTTTCCCGCGCGGCGGAACGGATAGGCATGACCCAGCCGGCGTTTTCGCAGCTGATCCGCGATCTGGAGACCGCGCTGGACGTCAAGCTGTTCGATCGCAGCACCCGTCGCGTGCGCATTACCGACATCGGCATGCAGCTGCGCGAGCAGATGCGGCGCGGCCTGCTGGAAATCGACAATGCCTGCAACAATGCGCGCGCCATCACGCGCCTGAAGCAGGGGCAGCTCTCGCTGGCGGTGTTGCCGTCGCTGGCGCTGGGCCTGGTCAACCAGGCCTTGGCCCGTTTCCACGGCAGCTATCCGGAGGTCCGGCTGCGCCTGCGGGAGGCCCGCACGCCGCACATCGCCGATCTGCTGCTGAACTACGAGGTGGACCTGGCGGTCTGTTCGCGCCTGGATGCCCATGAATCGCTGGTGATGGAACACCTTTTCGACGACGAGCTGGTGGCGGTGCTGCCGCGCGGCCACGCGCTGTCGCGGCGCCGCGGGCTGCAATGGCGCGAGCTCGCCGACGAATCCCTGATCGGCCTGCAGGCGCAGGCCGACCTGATCCGCGGAGGCTTCGCGCACAACGGCATCGACAAACAGGCCGAGCACGAAGTCCTGAACACCGTGACCGCGCTAAGCATGGCGCGGGCAGGTTTCGGCGTCACCATCGTGCCTGAAATCGCCTTGCCGGAGCTGAACCTGCGCGGACTGGTGCATCGCCCCTTGCGAGGGCCACGCCCGACGCGGGAAATCTGCCTGTGCCGCCATGTGGACCATGCCTTGTCGCCAGCCGCGCAGCGCTTCCGCCAGATGCTGCGGGACACGGCGTGGCACGAGGTGCCGCCGCGCGATTCATAA
- a CDS encoding FadR/GntR family transcriptional regulator has protein sequence MPRITPASSALQHAMQSLERLVLEHGLDGRPRLPPERELAQRFGVSRTTVRAAIQRLVSRGMLQTRQGSGVFIASDRPAAAAAPWPPAPWLGLVDAQPALRADTLEFRMVFECAAARFAAQRADARERRELAGTVGNMRKAVRDGDVAAEAAADTAFHAQLAGASHNMMLGRFYANAIASLREHITRNTYDAGRDAALAARRALERLRQHEAICEAILRQAPDDAALAMRQHIEFVGRQFQA, from the coding sequence ATGCCCCGCATCACGCCCGCATCGAGCGCCCTGCAGCACGCAATGCAATCGCTGGAACGCCTCGTCCTGGAACATGGCCTGGACGGACGCCCACGGCTGCCCCCGGAACGCGAACTGGCGCAACGCTTCGGCGTGTCCCGCACGACCGTCCGCGCGGCCATCCAGCGGCTGGTCTCGCGCGGCATGCTGCAGACCCGCCAGGGCAGCGGCGTCTTCATCGCCAGCGACAGGCCCGCCGCCGCCGCGGCACCCTGGCCGCCCGCGCCCTGGCTGGGCCTGGTGGACGCGCAGCCCGCGCTGCGCGCCGATACGCTGGAATTCCGCATGGTGTTCGAATGCGCTGCCGCGCGCTTCGCGGCGCAGCGGGCCGACGCGCGCGAGCGCCGCGAACTGGCCGGCACCGTCGGCAACATGCGCAAGGCGGTGCGCGACGGCGATGTGGCCGCCGAGGCAGCCGCGGACACCGCCTTCCACGCCCAGTTGGCCGGCGCCTCCCACAACATGATGCTGGGCCGCTTCTACGCCAACGCCATCGCCTCGTTGCGCGAGCACATCACGCGCAACACCTACGATGCCGGACGCGATGCCGCGCTGGCCGCGCGCCGCGCGCTGGAGCGCCTGCGCCAGCACGAAGCCATCTGCGAGGCGATCCTGCGGCAAGCGCCCGACGACGCCGCGCTGGCCATGCGCCAACATATCGAATTCGTCGGACGGCAGTTCCAGGCGTGA